In Beijerinckia indica subsp. indica ATCC 9039, the genomic window ATCTGCCCTTCGTTCCGGCGCGGTTGCTATGGTTGCTATGGCCCGATGGAAACGCCCAACACGACGGCGCTCGCACGAGAATGGCAGGCTCTCGGCGCGGCACCGCGCGATATAAGCCGAGCTTTCCGCACCTTCTACGCCGCCGCCGAGCCCTTTCGGAAAGAGAGCGTCGTCCATGCCGACATCACCCACGACGACATCACTAATGGCGACCAGGACGATCCTGGTTGACTATCTGGCTCGCGTCGAGGGCGAAGGAGCGCTCGATATCGAGGTCCATGATGGCCGCGTCACCTCGGCGCGGCTCAGGATCTTTGAACCGCCGCGTTTCTTCGAGGCGTTCTTGCGCGGCCGGGGCTATGCGGAGACGCCAGACCTCGTGGCGCGTATCTGCGGCATCTGCCCGATCGCCTATCAGATGAGCGCCGTCCATGCGATTGAAAACGCGTTCGGTGTCACGGTCAGTGGCCAACTCCGCGCGCTCAGGCGGCTCATCTATTGCGGCGAATGGATCGAAAGCCATGCTCTCCATATCGTCATGCTGCATGCACCTGACTTTCTTGGCTTTCCCGATGGGATTCGGATGGCGAGTGAACAGGGTGATGCCGTTCGCAATGGCTTGGCGCTCAAGAAGACCGGCAACGCGCTGATGCGCCTGATGGGTGGGCGCGAGATTCATCCTGTTAATGTCAAGACCGGCGGTTTTTATCGCGTGCCCAGCCGGGCAGAACTCGAACCCATTGGGGAGAGCCTTGAACGGGCCCGCGCTCTGGCCGTCGGCCTTGTCCGCTGGGTCTCCTCCTTTCCCTTTCCCGATTATGAGCGGGACTATGAATTCGTCGCGCTGCGCCATCCAGACGAATATCCGTTCAATGAGGGGCGACTCGTCTCCAATCGCGGTATCGATATCGATATCGCCGATTATGAGACTGAGTTTGAAGAACGTCAGGTGGCCCATTCGACTGCTCTGCATGCCCTGACACGGCGGCGTGGCGCTTATCTTGTTGGCCCGCTCGCCCGCTATGCGCTGAATTTCGACCGGCTACCCGCTTCTGTTCAGGCACTTGCCCGAGGGGCAGGGCTTCCCCCAGTCTGCAAGAATCCTTTTCAGAGCATTATCGTGCGGGCACTCGAAATCGTTTATGCCTGCGAGGAAGCGCTGAAGTTGATCGCGGCCTACGAACCGCCAGAATGCGCGGCGGTGACGGTTATGCCTCGCGCCGGGACGGGCTTTGGCTGCACGGAGGCACCGCGCGGCCTATTGTGGCACCGCTATGAGTTCGCGCCCGATGGCACGATTGAGCGGGCGCGCATTGTGCCGCCGACATCGCAGAATCAGCCGAGTATCGAAGCTGATCTTGCCGCTGTTGCCAGTATGATCCTTGACCAACCTGACGATGTCATCCGTGCTCGTTGCGAGCAGGCGATCCGCAACTATGATCCCTGCATTTCGTGCTCTGCTCATTTCCTCAAGCTCTCGGTGCGGCGGACATGACCGGGGCTGGAGAAAAGGAGAGGGGGCTGTACAAGATTCTCGTCGTCGGTCTCGGCAATCCAGACAGGGGCGACGATGGCATTGGCGCGGCCGTCATCCAAAGTCTCACAGGCCGGCTGCCGCCTGATGTCGCGCTTCTAATGAAGCGCGGCGATATCCTCTCTCTTATCGAAGAATGGTCTGGAATCAATGCCTTGATCTGTGTGGATGCCTCCGCGCCGATGGGAACCCCCGGCCGTATTCATCGGATCGACGCCGCGGCTGGCATATCGCCAAGTGATGTTTCCTTCACGTCGAGTCATGCATTTGGTCTCGCTGAGGTGATCGCGCTTGGCCAAACGCTTCAGCTGCTCCCAGAGGTCGCCATTGTATATGCCATCGAAGGGGCTACCTTCGACAATGGCGCACCGATGACACCCATTGTCGCTGCGGCTGCCAGGGACGTTGCGAACCGCATCGTCGTCGAGGTTGAGCGGCTGCGGCAAAATCCTATCAGCATCGTGTCGGGTGATCCTAATATAAAGGGAAGTCGAAAATAGTCGATCCGCCCTCATATTCCACCACTGCACGGATCGACTTGCCATGCATCAAGTCGAACCCTTTACAATCGAACGTGTAGTCGGCGCCGCCTTTGGTCAGTTCGACGAGGTTTTTGGCGGGATTGACATCGACTCCGACGATCTGTTCGGCGCTGATCAGCCGCAGGCCCTGGATGACATTGAGGCCGATGCCGCCGAGGCCGAACACGACGGCGCGGTTGATGCGACAGTTCGAGCTAAGATTTTAGAACCCCTTGCCGTATGAGGAAAGGTGATCTCCAGCCCTCGTCCTCATTCGATCTTTTCATCAGGATAGACCCCCCAGAGGAGGGCTTGCTGAAGATAGCCGTCGAAACCGTCGCCGGTGAGGCGACACCATGTTCCATCGCAGCGGCGCACGCCAGCGATGACATTGGCCTGAAGCTTGGCCCGGAGGGCTGAATGGTCGCTGGGCTTTTCATAGAGAGGAAATTCCTCGCCCTTTTTCCACGGCGCGATCAAAGCGGTGCGGCGGCCGGATAAGAGGGAATGCAAGACCCAGCCTTCCGACCCCTCGGAATCACGGATCTTGCGCCAGGTCTCGAATTCGGCGGTAATCTCGACGGGCAGGCCGGCGCGCTGGAACACCCAGGTGGTGCGATGGTCCTTAGAGGGGCCTTCACGGAGGTTCACCCGGTCGGATTTGAGACTCACATAGCGCGGCAGCGGCAAGCCGCTGGCGGTGCCAACTTGCTGGGCAGGCGAAGGGCTGGGGACGAGGCAAAGAGCGAGAAAGAAGAGGGACGAGAGGGAAAAGAGGCGGGGCCCCAACGGGCGCGAAGGCAGACGAGATCGGCGAGGCGGGGAAAATGGCCGAAACGCATCCAACATCGCTATGCTTTTCCTTTCGAAAATGAGATTTTGCAAGAATGAGATTTTGAACGAAACTGAAGAATGCACGTCCAGGGCCTGTTCGAGCCGGGCCCGGGTTCTGCTTCATTCTTGTCTTTGATCCGTCATCTGCTACAGAGGCCGGAGATGGCGTCAAGGTGGGAACCTTTGGGTGTATCTTCTATGCGACGTCGATGGTTAAAGTGGTGTGAAAGCCTGCGGCGGAACGGGACCGGCGCGGGTCGTTCCTGATCAAACCCGGAAAGATCGCGGCGCGGGAAAAACAATGGTGAGAAAGAAGCCTCTCGTCGTCTTGACCCGGAAATTGCCGGACGTCATCGAGACACGGATGTGTGAGCTGTTCAACACGCAGCTCAACCTCGACGATACGCCGATGGATAAGGAGGCCTTGGCCAAGGCGCTCGCGACAGCGGACGTCCTGGTGCCGACCGTGACTGACCGGATCGATGCGGAATTACTCGCTGTGGCCGGGCCGCAATTGCAATTGATCGCCAATTTCGGCAATGGCGTCGATAATATCGATGTGAATGCCGCGCTCGAACGCGGTCTGACTGTGACCAATACGCCGGGCGTGTTGACCGAAGACACGGCCGATATGACGATGGCATTGATCCTCGCGGTGGCGCGCCGGCTTGTCGAGGGCTCGCGGATCATTCCCGAAAGTGAATGGGATGGCTGGTCGCCAACCTGGATGCTGGGGCGGCGCATTACCGGCAAGAGACTAGGCATTATCGGCATGGGGCGTATCGGCCAGGCCCTTGCTCGCCGCGCCAAGGCTTTCGGTTTGCAGATTCATTACCACAATCGTCGCAAGGTCGCGGCGCAGGTGGAAGAGACGCTTGAGGCGACTTATTGGGACTCGCTGGACCAGATGCTGGCGCGCATGGATATCGTTTCGATCAATTGCCCCCATACACCGGCGACTTACCATCTTCTCTCGGCGCGGCGTCTCAGCCATTTGCAGCCGCATTCGATCCTCGTCAATACGGCACGCGGCGAGCTGATCGACGAAGCCGCGCTGACTCGTATGCTGGAGGCAGGTCAGATCGCTGGAGCGGGGCTCGATGTCTTCGAGCACGAGCCGGCCGTCTCGACCAAATTGATCCGGCTTGCCAAGGCGGGCAAGGTCACGCTCCTGCCGCATATGGGTTCGGCGACGACCGAGGGGCGCATCGACATGGGCGAGAAAGTGTTGATCAATATCAAGACCTTCATGGACGGTCACCGGCCGCCGGACAGGGTTTTGCCGGGGATGCTTTAATCCCTGTCGCGATTGAGGTTCGGACTGGCTCTTGAAGCACTGATTGCAAGCGCCATATATGCCCAAGGGCGATGCCGGAAGGGTCGCCCAACGAAGGCCAAAAGGCTTCGCGCGGGAAATATTCTTGCAGATGTCACGTCTACCTACCCTCAATTCCCCGTTCCTGCTCGGCTTTGACGAGATCGAACGGGCTCTCGATCGAGCGACGCGCATGGCGTCCGACGGCTATCCGCCCTATAATATTGAGCGGATTGCCCGTGATGGGACGCAGACCGAAATGCTGCGCATCACCCTGGCTGTTGCCGGGTTCACGCGTGAGCAATTGGAAATCACCATCGAGGATGGCCAATTGCTGATCCGCGGACGCCAGCAGGACGATAAAGCGCGTCACTATCTGCATCGCGGCATTGCCGCGCGGCAATTCCAGCGCGTTTTCCTGCTCGCCGATGGCATGCAGGTCTCGGGCGCCGATCTGACCAATGGATTATTGTCCATCGATCTCATTCGGCCGGATCCCAGTCGCGTGGTTCAGAAAATCGAGATCGCCGTTCGAGATTGAACCAAACCGCGCGGGATTGGTTGAAACCTGGAAAAGAGGGTTCGCAGGCTGGACGATTTTAGGCCCTTCGGTATTGCAAGATGCAAATTTGCAAGAAAGGTGCTGTCATGTTGGACGAAACGAAGACCCATCCTAACCCTTTGCTCACCGATGAGCAGCTCGCAAGCCTCGGCGGCGGCCGGGTCGCTTATCTGAAATCCGTGCGCTCGGAAGATGTCAATCAGCTCTTCCCCGACGCGCCGGAACTCATGCCGGGCTTGAAGCTCTTCGCTTTGCTCGCGGCCGATGGCAAGCCGATTGTGCTGACCGATTCCCGTGACGCGGCGCTGGCTAATGCCATGGAAAACCAGCTGCAAATGGTCAGCCTGCACTAATGGTTTGGCCGAAGTTCCTCCTCGAAGAACGAGAATTTTAAAACGGCGTTGCGCGATGCGCGGCGCCGTTTTGGTTTGTGCCCCTTCTTGGCCTTTCGAATAGACGCCGGTCAGCGCCCATGGGCTTTCACGGGGATGGGAAGCGATTGCCCGCCCTCATTGACGATATCGAAATGATAACGGCCGGTTCCATCGCGCTCGACGACATAGCTCAATGTCTCGACAATATGATTGCCCTTGTCGAAGGTGAGGATCTTCGGCTGGAAATCGGCGATACGCTCCGCTTCGATATAATGAGAGCTGCAAATGATGATCTCATCGCCGACCTGGCAGGTTCTGGCCGCGGCGCCGTTCAAAATGCAGCACCGTGAGTAACGCTCGCCGAAAATGACATAGGTCGAGATTCGCGCTCCGGAATTTTTATTCCAGATGTCGACGAATTCGAGCGGCAAAAGCCCCGCTTTTTCGCAATGATCCGGATCGAGCGTAATCGATCCATGGTAATCGAGATCGGCCGCGGTGACATGGATCCCATGCAGCTTCGCCGCCATGACTTTTCGCATAGAGAGACCTTTTCCATATTCGAGAACGTTTCGTGTCCGATCAACGGTCGACGAAATAATCCGGCAGAGCACGTTCGAATTTTCGCTCTCTTTCCGAAAAGGCGAAAATTCACTACCATTCATATAAGTTACGATAGCAAATTTGGCATCTTTAAACCGGCGCCGTAGCTATAGGGGGGATTAATCATGGGGTGACGGTCCAAAAAAGGTCGACTTTATTCTGAAAAAAACCTCTCGCTGCTTTCGCGCTCGTCCTGATGATGAATGTTTAAAGATTCAACTGCTTAATTCAGGGCAGATGCGATTGCTTGAACAGCATTCATTATGGCGGTGCCATAAAATTTGAAAGTGTGGAATGCGGATCAATACACGCTATGGCCTTATGGATTTCCCTGAGGCTGATCATGATCTCATTGCGCAATTCCTGGTGCGATATGGCGAATGGGCATGGGATGAGGTGTGCTTCATTGCAGAGGTTTTGCCGATGGATGGAGCGCGTGTTCTAGATGTCGGCGCATTTGTGGGTACTTTCGGCTTGGGCCTTGCTCAACGGCGCCAATTACAATTTCTTGGATTTGTTGAAGCCAATCCTACTGCTGCAGCGATGCTGAAAGAAAATGTGAAGCGCAATTGCGCAATAGCCCATAGTGTTGTTGAAGCAATTGTGGGTACGCCCGGAGAGAATTATGAGATGGGCGCGAGTGAAAGCGATAATTTAGGCTCGACTGGCTTCAAACATACCCTCAATATATCCGATAAGATTGCGTCCTCAAAGGCCGATATCTTAACACTCACCGAGTTACGCGAGAAATTGGGGCCATTTAATCTCATAAAGCTCGATGTCGAGGGCATGGAGCTGGAAATTTTGAAAGCAGATGCGGAATATCTCTCCAAAGGAGATTGTACGATCTGGACCGAATGCAATGAGACAGCAGGATCGTTGGAGCTTGTTCGGGAATTGCTCTCATGGGACCTTCCCTTATATTATTTTGCGTTTCCTGCGCATAATATAGAAAATTTTTTTGGTGATAGAGAGCCGATATTCCCTTTTGCTTATGAAGCCGGATTGCTTCTTGCCCCCAAAACTCCTCCTTCTCTCTCGCCAATACTCATTGAACATCATTGTATATTGCGACCAATTCGGAGTGAGCTCGATCTTAAGGATGCCCTTTGGAAAACCCCACGCTGGGGATTGAAAGAGTGGAACGGCTTGGAACGAGAGGAGATCGTGGCCTTGGCGGGCCATGCGCTCCTCGGTCAGAATTTTCCGGAATATTTACGTCCCGATTCGACAGCATCTGCAGCGTCGAATTGGCTAACGCTCGATCAACGTTTGAAGTCTGAACGCGGCCGCCGCGTTTTTGAGACAATGCGCGCAGAAAGAGCCGAAGCTGCACTGGCGGAAAAATCCGCGCGTCTCCTTCAATTGACTAGCGAGCATGGGCATGACACAAGCGAAACCTCTAATAAACGGGCAAAACTGACTGATGGTGAGCAAAAGATGGAAAGGTAAGATGTTAACAGAAGGGTAAGACGTTAAGGCGGAAAATTTTATTCGAGATGATTTATAGAAACCGCAGCACATAATCGAAGTTTGTGTGACTAATTCATGACAGCGAAAAATTCGTGAGTAATTTAAAAATGGCGGCTTCAAGTAAGGCTTCGTGGCTCTCTCGGTGGTTTCGCCTGAAACACTATTCGGCTGCCATTGATGCTACTTCGATCGAAGGGGCTTCTATCGAGGATGTTCTTGCCGTTTCGGAAGAGGGCGTGCTAGCCGCTGTGACGACCGAAAAGGTTCCACCTGAGGACCTTCTGGTTGATCATCATCACCTGGAAATTGCCGCGCCCTATTTCGACAAAAGCTATTATCTTGCCAAGAATACGGATGTTAGAGACGCTAATATTGATCCGCTGAAGCATTTTTTAATCTGGGGATGGCGTGAGCGTCGGAATCCAAGCCTTTCTTTCGACGTGAATTTCTATCTGCAAACATATCCTGACGTCGCCGCCGCTGACGTGAATCCTTTGATTCATTTCATTATGGCTGGGCAGGCGGAGGGACGGGAGGCGCGGGATCCACTGGGGATATGGCGGCGGCGTTTAGAAGCTGCGCGAGCGCCCTCCAAAGGAGGGACTGCGGCTTCTTTGAACAATCAGGCTGTGGACCAGATCGATGGCGATGAGTTGATTGATCGTTTAAACATCAGTCAAATGGGTAGCGGGCTCATCATTTCATTCAGCCATGATGACTATACTCGTAGTTGCGGTGGCGTGCAGAATGTCATTGTTGACGAGCAAAAGGCTTTTAACCGCGCTCAGTGGAACTACCTTCACGTCTCTCCCATGAGGCCGCTGCAAAGTCTGGCTGATATTCTTACGATTCCGGCGGATTTCATCGTCGCGATACGCATTGATGGAACATTTCTGGGGCATATAGCTTTTGATGAGTTCATCGCTGCACTTGTTAAGACAGAGGCGCGAGAAAGAGGCATTAAATGTATAATACACCATTTGATGGGGTTCTCTCCCGAGTTAATTTTAAAGTTATTTGATATTACTCAAATAAAAAGCCCCGTTGTTTGGGTTCATGACCTATTTACAGTATGTGAAAACTATACATTGCTTCGCAATGATATTACGTTCTGTGGTGGTCCACCTCCGGATTCCATGGCTTGCGATATATGCTGTTACGGTGAAGGGCGATCCGAACACTACGGGAGAATTCAGAATTTCTTTCAAACAACACATCCTATCGTACTCGCCCCTTCGGAATTTGCTCTCGAGAAATGGCGGCATTTCGAATTGCCGCATCAACAAGGTGTCGTCGTACCTCCGGCTCGGTTGGTGTTTGCCGAAGAACGATTTTCGATACATACGGCTCCACAACAGACATTACGCGTTGCCTATGTCGGACAACGAGTCTTCCATAAGGGATGGTCTGTTTTTGAGGAACTCGCTCTCCGTTTTAGACAAGATCAACGATATGAATTCATTCAACTAGGCATGCCTTCCCACGAGGTCGTGCTGCCTGATTGTATTGGATATTGCCATGTCCAAGTTGGGCCAGATGATCATGATGCGATGATCCATGCGTTGGCGGCCGCGCATATTGACATTGTTGTCCTTTGGCCTATGTGGCCAGAAACATTCTGCTATGTAGCGCATGAAGCCCTGGCAGCCGGCGTATTCATTGTAACCCATAAGGGTGCAGGAAATGTTGATCCCGTTGTCACTGTGCAAGCCCCGGAGCAGGGAATTGTGCTGCCGGATCAGTCAAGCTTATTTGCTTTATTTGAAACGGGTGACATTATCCAACTTGCTACGAAAGCCGTGCGCCGTCGCGGCGCTCTGATAGCGGGAGGCGGCACCGCAGATTGGTTGTTACGGGATAATCCTGCTCTCCTGGCATTTGGATAAAGAAGTTTAGAGGACGGTCGACGGCATATGAGTGAAATTCACTGCTTTACAAGCGCCTCCTTCTCCTATCTGGATCGGGTGCGGGTTCTCGGACAAACACTCAGAAAGCATCAACCTAATTGGAAGTTTTGGTTATGTTTACCCGATCGGGAACCTCCAGGGTTTGAATTTGACCTTGCAAACGAGCCGATTGACGGTGTTGTCCGCATAGAAGAACTTGGCATTGCGAATACGGATAGCTGGGTATTTACTCATGATGTCGTGGAACTCTGCACAGCAGTCAAGGGACCCATGTTGTGGAAACTGCTGAATGATGGTGCGTCTAAAGTTATCTATCTCGATCCGGATATTGCCGTTTTCTCGGACCTCTCTGAAATCGAGCGGTTACTCGATAGTCATGATGTTGTCTTAACGCCCCACCAGATTGAGCCAGATCACTCTCTTCAAGCTATCACCGACAATGAAATAGGGTCGTTGAAGCATGGTATTTATAATCTAGGATTTGTCGCGGTTGCCAATCGTGAAGAGGGCAGAGCATTTGCTCAATGGTGGCGAGATCGATTGCTTCACTTCTGTTATGACGATATCCCAAATGGATTATTCGTGGATCAGCGCTGGTGTGATCATGCGCCTGTTTTCTTTCCTTCCACGCATATATTGCGCGATCCGGGATACAATGTCGCTAGTTGGAACCAAAGCCGCCGTCCGATTACTATTCATGAAGATGGTTCTATTAGAGCAAATGGAAGCATACTGCGTTTTTTCCATTTCACGAAAATAACGTGGGTGGGGCAATTAATGCTTGAGCGTTATGCCAATGGACGCCCGGAAATTTTCGAATTGATGAAATGGTATTGTACGCGGCTTGCAAATAATAAAGTCTCGGGTCTACCAGACGGTTGGTGGGCGTTTAATCATTACTCGAATGGAGAGCCAATTAAACGAGCTCATAGGATAGCGCTCCGCCATAATGAATATTTGCGAGATCGTTTCAAGAATCCTTTTATTGCTTCCCCGGAATTGATGAGCTATTTGGAACCGGCTTAAAAAGCGCTGCGCGAGGTCATCAACCTCACGTCTTGTCTTCGAACCCACTATAAGCCGCTCAAGGCGGCTTTGATTTTTTCTTTCTTATCTCGCCGCCTGGAGGCCGTATTCAAACAGATCTCGTTGTTTCTCTTGGTCGACGGGTTTTGTTGTTTCCTTTGCAGTATCCGCAATGCCTTTCGCCCGTGATAGAAAAAACGCATCTCTGTAGGCCAGATCCAGTGTCTTCTGTAAGAGATCATGGAGGGGAAAGGATGCCCGAGCCCTTGCCAAGGTCAGTTTTTCTAGTTTCCGTGTCCAGCGAAGAAGGCCAGCATAGTCAACCCAGTGCGTATGCCATGCAGCAAGAGCTGCATCAATCTCGCAATAAGCACGGATAGTATTATCGTCGTGCAACATTGAAAAGGCATGTTGCGATCGGCCTTGACGATAAGATCGTTGGCAGAATTGATCGAAATTGATGGCGCGGATCATGGTCGAATAAGCGCGTGGTTCATAGATGACCCGCAACCCATGTTTAGCGAGCCGCCAGCCCAGTTCTATATCCTCGCATCCAAATTTAAAGTCAGGATGAAACACGCCGTGTCGGACAAGCAAGCCTCGCTTGCATGAACTACGGCCACCCCAAAACTCCTTGTAACCAAGCACCTGTCGGGGCTGCATCCAATGATAGGAAAACAATTGACAGCCGACTTCGGTTACGTGCCGCATGAGAGGGAGATCGGCAATCTCGGGCGCGAGAATCGTTCGGCCGAGGACGGCTACAGCTTGGTCAGGCTGTTCGAGATGAATGGCTAAATGACTGGCGAGAAGATCAGGGCTGGCGACATCGTCATCATCTAGAAAAACAACGATAGGGGCGCGGCTTACGAATATTCCGAGATTTTTCGCCGCGGCGAGTCCTGATGCGCGCTGCGGAAAAATACGGAGTGGAAGTTCATTCTGCCAATGTTTGAGAACAGCCTGTGTATCATCGGTCGAGCCGTCATCGATGGCCACGATCTCAAACCGGGATGGTGCAAGTGTCTGCTGTTTGAGACCTTGAAGAACACGAGGAAGCAAATGCGCACGATTATGCGTCGTCAAGATAGCCGAAATTTCGGGTATCATAGATAGGCCTCGATGACAGTGAAAGCTTGTTCCAGTGTCAGATGGGGGTGCTCAGCCAGCAAACGATCCATTTCTCGGCGCGCTGATTCATAATTATATCCTGTTACCGGCGGACGGATTCGATGGGCGACCGGTACGGCGTCGATGATCCCCATTTTCAGTTTCGCATCCTCGATGATTTGAGGCCATACAAAATCGAGTCCCCATCCCATCCCACACGCGTTTCCAAAGGGCAGAAGGAGTTTGGCGGCGTCTCGGCGCATACAAACGAAGGGGCCAATTTCGACAAAACGAGTGCGCCGGGCTTTCAATCCCGGCAGCACCTGGACCAACGGATGATCGGTAAAACTGTCGGTCGTGCGCGCGGGTTGACACAAAGCAAAGTCATAGGCTGTAGCGTAATCGATGAGCTTGTCGATCGCGTCGAAATCCAGTTCGATATCGTCGTCGCAGAGGAGAATCCAATCATAATCCTGCGCATCGATGAGGAGACGATCCAGAAGCTGGAATTTCGGCGTGCGTTCGGTCACGACCGCGAGCGTCATCGGATGGTCGCAAGCGCCCTTGCCATTTGGTGACAGGGCGATCCAGCGTTGTTCGACCCTGTGCTTTTTGGAAAGAGCCAGACACAGGCTGACATGAGCAACCGTATTCGGTTTCTCCGCCATATAGACACCTGCCGCCAGGATCCTAGCCATGAAAGATGTCTCCAACTTGTGTCCGAACGACATCAAGAGAGAGTGTCTTTTCGATGTGGGTCCGCCCGTGCTCGGAGAGATGGCACCATAAAGAATCGTCTCGCAAGACTTGGACGATATGATCGGCAAAGGCGCTTTCTTCGTCAGCTACCAGAATGTGGGTGCCGTCGACAAGACTCATTCCCTCCGCACCGATAGTGGTCGCGACGACGGGAAGGCCATGAGCGAGACTCTGTCCGACTTTTCCTTTCATCCCCGCACCATAACGTAGGGGCGCGATGAAGACCCGATTGCTGTCGAATAAGGGTTGTAGATATGGAACATAGCCGAGCACTTCTATGCCTGGCACGGCGCTTAGGGCCAGAATGTCCTCATTCATATTGCTTCCAGCGATCCGCAAAATGGCATTGGGTTCCTTGGCGCGGACGAATGGCCAGATTTTTTCGACGAACCATTTTATGCCGTCGCTATTTGGCGCGTGCCAAAAGCCGCCGAGAAAAAAAACACCATTGCGTTCAGTTGGCCCTGGAGGTGTGTATTGAGGCAGCTCAAACACATTAGGCAATACTTTCACGACTGCCAGCGGCGCTAGGGAGAGAAGGTTCTCCTTTTCTTCGGCCGTGATGGCGAGAGTGACATCCGCCGCAAGCGCCAGTCCGATTTCCTCTTCACGCTGGTGGCGTGCCTGCGCGAGTTTCTCGCTATCGCCAAGCAATTCGGCTTCTCGTTCCAGGCGAAGACTATGAAAATCCACCATATCAAAGGCAATGAGTGCATTGGGAAACCGCGCTCGGACCAAAGGCATGACGGCGCTGGCGATGTGTGGAAAAGAAACAAAGGCCCAATTAAGACGAGTTTCCTTTTTCCTGAGGTAGGTGTTTATCTCGTCCATTCCATAGAGAATGCATTGCACGCCATGTTTATAGAGTGCGCCTTCATAGCGTGCGCGCCCTTCATTCGATGTCAATGCCAACGGCAATTTCGAGCGCTCTATGTAAGATCCGAAGGTAATTCTCCATCCCGCTTCATTCATGAGCTGAAGCAAAGTCATCATCCGCAG contains:
- a CDS encoding Ni/Fe hydrogenase subunit alpha, with amino-acid sequence MATRTILVDYLARVEGEGALDIEVHDGRVTSARLRIFEPPRFFEAFLRGRGYAETPDLVARICGICPIAYQMSAVHAIENAFGVTVSGQLRALRRLIYCGEWIESHALHIVMLHAPDFLGFPDGIRMASEQGDAVRNGLALKKTGNALMRLMGGREIHPVNVKTGGFYRVPSRAELEPIGESLERARALAVGLVRWVSSFPFPDYERDYEFVALRHPDEYPFNEGRLVSNRGIDIDIADYETEFEERQVAHSTALHALTRRRGAYLVGPLARYALNFDRLPASVQALARGAGLPPVCKNPFQSIIVRALEIVYACEEALKLIAAYEPPECAAVTVMPRAGTGFGCTEAPRGLLWHRYEFAPDGTIERARIVPPTSQNQPSIEADLAAVASMILDQPDDVIRARCEQAIRNYDPCISCSAHFLKLSVRRT
- a CDS encoding hydrogenase maturation protease, with the translated sequence MTGAGEKERGLYKILVVGLGNPDRGDDGIGAAVIQSLTGRLPPDVALLMKRGDILSLIEEWSGINALICVDASAPMGTPGRIHRIDAAAGISPSDVSFTSSHAFGLAEVIALGQTLQLLPEVAIVYAIEGATFDNGAPMTPIVAAAARDVANRIVVEVERLRQNPISIVSGDPNIKGSRK
- a CDS encoding SH3 domain-containing protein, whose translation is MLDAFRPFSPPRRSRLPSRPLGPRLFSLSSLFFLALCLVPSPSPAQQVGTASGLPLPRYVSLKSDRVNLREGPSKDHRTTWVFQRAGLPVEITAEFETWRKIRDSEGSEGWVLHSLLSGRRTALIAPWKKGEEFPLYEKPSDHSALRAKLQANVIAGVRRCDGTWCRLTGDGFDGYLQQALLWGVYPDEKIE
- a CDS encoding 2-hydroxyacid dehydrogenase; translation: MVRKKPLVVLTRKLPDVIETRMCELFNTQLNLDDTPMDKEALAKALATADVLVPTVTDRIDAELLAVAGPQLQLIANFGNGVDNIDVNAALERGLTVTNTPGVLTEDTADMTMALILAVARRLVEGSRIIPESEWDGWSPTWMLGRRITGKRLGIIGMGRIGQALARRAKAFGLQIHYHNRRKVAAQVEETLEATYWDSLDQMLARMDIVSINCPHTPATYHLLSARRLSHLQPHSILVNTARGELIDEAALTRMLEAGQIAGAGLDVFEHEPAVSTKLIRLAKAGKVTLLPHMGSATTEGRIDMGEKVLINIKTFMDGHRPPDRVLPGML
- a CDS encoding Hsp20 family protein produces the protein MSRLPTLNSPFLLGFDEIERALDRATRMASDGYPPYNIERIARDGTQTEMLRITLAVAGFTREQLEITIEDGQLLIRGRQQDDKARHYLHRGIAARQFQRVFLLADGMQVSGADLTNGLLSIDLIRPDPSRVVQKIEIAVRD
- a CDS encoding DUF1150 family protein; this translates as MLDETKTHPNPLLTDEQLASLGGGRVAYLKSVRSEDVNQLFPDAPELMPGLKLFALLAADGKPIVLTDSRDAALANAMENQLQMVSLH
- the panD gene encoding aspartate 1-decarboxylase, giving the protein MRKVMAAKLHGIHVTAADLDYHGSITLDPDHCEKAGLLPLEFVDIWNKNSGARISTYVIFGERYSRCCILNGAAARTCQVGDEIIICSSHYIEAERIADFQPKILTFDKGNHIVETLSYVVERDGTGRYHFDIVNEGGQSLPIPVKAHGR
- a CDS encoding FkbM family methyltransferase, giving the protein MRINTRYGLMDFPEADHDLIAQFLVRYGEWAWDEVCFIAEVLPMDGARVLDVGAFVGTFGLGLAQRRQLQFLGFVEANPTAAAMLKENVKRNCAIAHSVVEAIVGTPGENYEMGASESDNLGSTGFKHTLNISDKIASSKADILTLTELREKLGPFNLIKLDVEGMELEILKADAEYLSKGDCTIWTECNETAGSLELVRELLSWDLPLYYFAFPAHNIENFFGDREPIFPFAYEAGLLLAPKTPPSLSPILIEHHCILRPIRSELDLKDALWKTPRWGLKEWNGLEREEIVALAGHALLGQNFPEYLRPDSTASAASNWLTLDQRLKSERGRRVFETMRAERAEAALAEKSARLLQLTSEHGHDTSETSNKRAKLTDGEQKMER
- a CDS encoding glycosyltransferase family 4 protein gives rise to the protein MSNLKMAASSKASWLSRWFRLKHYSAAIDATSIEGASIEDVLAVSEEGVLAAVTTEKVPPEDLLVDHHHLEIAAPYFDKSYYLAKNTDVRDANIDPLKHFLIWGWRERRNPSLSFDVNFYLQTYPDVAAADVNPLIHFIMAGQAEGREARDPLGIWRRRLEAARAPSKGGTAASLNNQAVDQIDGDELIDRLNISQMGSGLIISFSHDDYTRSCGGVQNVIVDEQKAFNRAQWNYLHVSPMRPLQSLADILTIPADFIVAIRIDGTFLGHIAFDEFIAALVKTEARERGIKCIIHHLMGFSPELILKLFDITQIKSPVVWVHDLFTVCENYTLLRNDITFCGGPPPDSMACDICCYGEGRSEHYGRIQNFFQTTHPIVLAPSEFALEKWRHFELPHQQGVVVPPARLVFAEERFSIHTAPQQTLRVAYVGQRVFHKGWSVFEELALRFRQDQRYEFIQLGMPSHEVVLPDCIGYCHVQVGPDDHDAMIHALAAAHIDIVVLWPMWPETFCYVAHEALAAGVFIVTHKGAGNVDPVVTVQAPEQGIVLPDQSSLFALFETGDIIQLATKAVRRRGALIAGGGTADWLLRDNPALLAFG